The genomic window ggaccaaagtggtggaccgactgaCCGATCAACATTTCCATCCCTAGATAAAAGTGATGTGATGGTTATGCCTATGTATTCATACACAGTGAAGGGTTTAAAATGTGGCACTGGCATTTAATAAAAGCTGTTTATTATTTGCCAGAATGAATGCTTTGTCTTCCAAGTCATTGGAGTAAGCGTTACTGCCATATGGGCTAGCAGATGCCCATTGCACCTCTCAGGAGCTCCCATTCGCTAAACCAAGCGACTGGCTTATATCAGGGTCTCTAGTCCTCTCCCAGCCCTCTCTTAGAATCCCTATCTGTAGTCAGAAGTCTTCTTAGAGTTAAAGAATGCTGCTTAAAGTTTTGACAATCTTTCATCTGTACCCAGTCATCCTGGAAAAAAATCCTAGGCCtgatgaaaactttttttttttcatgtttgccCTAAATTCAGAATTCTGAAGACGTCGCATTAAAAATTAAGatgtgcatctttttttttttgctttctttgaGGCATGGCACATACTAATATCTCATAGTGTTTAATGATGTTCGGAGAAGCTAATGATCGAGTCCTTATGGGCCTGTTGAATAGATGAAAGCCCTCAATGGAATTTGATCTGTTTCCAAGTAGTTCAGAGCAGTGTTTTGTGCATGCATTGTAATGAGCTGAACTTGCATTTTCTCAAAACTGTTGATGCTGCACATAACTAACAGTCTCACAAGGATACTGGAGAAGCAGTTGTTGTTCTTAGTCACTCTGTTATCTTAAGTAATTACTACATTTACAAGAAACATGAAAGACTATGCAATAATTCCATAATtgttacaaacaaaaacataattatgtatACTCTGTCATTGTAAACATGGTTTACACAATGTTTTCTGTATAATGACACGTatgttttgtctctcttttccaGATTATTTTGCTGCTCCAAGATCCTGCTGTAAAATTCTCTCTATAATTCTTCCCTTGGCTTCAACCCCTGACCATTTCACTGGACTGAAAGACCTAATCAGTGAAAAGTCTGGTTGATGACTGTAACACACTCTCTCCCAGAGTCATCTGCCCCTCCTCCTGTCCCTCCCCAGCATGGCTAGACGGAGGTTAGACTGCCTTCTTTTAGGCCAGGTGTTTGCTGGCCTGATCCTGGTATCGATAGGACTATCCTTCGTCCAGAGCAATGAGTGTccccagctgtgtgtgtgtgagatccGACCCTGGTTTACCCCCCAGTCCACTTACAGAGAAGCTATCACTGTGGATTGCAATGACCTGCGCCTAACACGCATCCCGGGGAACCTCTCAAGTGACACTCAGGTTCTCCTCCTACAGAGCAACTACATTGCCAGGACCAGTGAAGAGCTGGAGCAGCTCTTCAACCTCACTGAGCTGGACTTGTCCCAGAACAACTTCAGTAGCATCCGGGATGTTGGCCTTACCAATATGTCCCAGCTCACCACGCTTCATCTGGAAGAGAACCAGATCACAGAAATGCCCGATTACTGTCTACAGGACCTCAGCAACCTGCAGGAGCTCTACATTAACCACAATCAGATCAACACTATCTCAGCTAATGCCTTCTCTGGGCTCCACAACCTGCTAAGGCTTCACCTCAACTCCAACAAGCTCAAGACCATCAATAGCCAGTGGTTTGATTCTACACCCAATCTAGAGATCCTCATGATTGGGGAGAATCCCATTGTTGGAATAATGGACTTCAACTTTAAGCCACTGGGCAACCTGAGAAGCCTTGTTTTGGCTGGGATGGATTTGACAGACATCCCTGGAAATGCTTTTGTGGGACTTGACAATCTTGAGAGCCTCTCTTTCTACGACAATAAGCTGGTCAGCGTTCCTCAAAGAGCCCTCCAGAAACTACCTAACCTCAAGTTCTTGGATTTGAACAAAAATCCAGTACACAAGATTCAGGAAGGAGATTTCAAGAACATGCTGAGACTAAAAGAGCTGGGAATAAACAACATGGGTGAGCTGGTTTCTATTGACCAGTACAGTCTGGACAATCTTCCTGAGCTCACTAAGCTggaggctacaaacaaccccaAGTTCTCCTACATCCATCGTCAGGCCTTTCGCGATGTCCCAGCCTTGGAGAGTCTAATGTTGAACAACAATGCCCTGAATGCCCTCTATCAGTCCACTGTGGATTCTCTCCCCAACCTACGTGAGATCAGCATCCACAGCAATCCTCTTCGCTGTGACTGTGTCATCCAGTGGATGAGTTCCAACAAAACCACTGTCCGTTTCATGGAACCCCTGTCCATGTTTTGTGCCATGCCAACAGAGGTCAGGGGTATGCATGTGCGGGAGGTGCTGCAGAAGGACTTATTAAACCAATGCTTGCCAATGATTTCCCATGATACCTTCCCCAACCACCTCAATTTGGACATTGGCATGACTGTGGACTTGGACTGCAGAGCCATGTCCCAGCCTGAGCCAGAAATCTACTGGGTGACACCGATGGGGAACAAGGTAATGATGGACACCCTATCAGACAAGTACAGCCTCAGCAGTGAAGGGACATTGAGAATTTCTCATATCCAAGTGGAAGACTCTGGCAGATACACTTGTGTGGCTCAAAATTCAGAAGGAGCTGACACAAGAGTGACAGCCATACGTGTGAACGGCACTCTGCTAGACAGCACTCAGCTTATGAAGATCTACGTCAAACAGACAGAGTCCCACTCAATCCTGGTCTCCTGGAAAGTAAACTCAAATGTAATGACCTCTAACTTAAAGTGGTCATCTGCCACCATGAAAATAGACAACCCACATATTACTTACACTGCCAGGGTACCTGTGGATGTCCACGAGTACAACCTTACGCATTTACAACCAGCGACTGAGTATGAAGTGTGCCTCACGGTCTCCAACATCCACCAACAAACGCAGAAGTCCTGCGTAAATGTGACAACAAAGCAAGCAACTTTTGCTGTGGAAATATCCGACCAAGGGACAAACACTGCTCTTGCAGCAGTTATGGGAACAATGTTTGCAATCATCAGCCTGGCATCTCTGGGTGTGTATATTGCTAAGAGGTGGAAGAGGAAAAACTATCATCATTCCCTGAAAAAGTATATGCAGAAGACCTCATCAATACCGCTAAACGAGTTGTACCCTCCTCTTATCAACTTGTGGGAGGCAGACagtgagaaggagaaagagggtTCCTCCGAGACCAAACCTAGCCAGGTGGACACCACACGCAGTTACTACATGTGGTGAGAGCTCCCACCTGTTTGGACATCCAGAGACATGTTTCTGTCAGGAGcacaaatatacatatttgCTTCTTTGTGTAAAAGTGAgctaagtcttttttttttctttcatgtttcctttttgtgtTCTTCGGTTCTCTCAGACTTTGAAGCTAACGATGAACCGACATTTCCGATCTTTAGTTTAGCATATTGCCTTTTTACCTCTTGCCCATTTTGACACACAATATGGCAGCTTTGTTTAGCTTACTGGACTAAGTAGtcactttgctttatttttagtACTTGTTTTAATGAACACAGCATGAGTATTGTCACGGATTCAGTATGCGTGAACAAAGGAAAAGCTGAAATCCCACACGTTTTGACTTGTTTCTCTGGCAGAGCTGTTAGAGACTGcaatctttctttctcttgtaaAACAGTTTTACTGTTGACTGTTGTGCACTGAAATATATATACTAATTTGTCTATCAACTCAAATATAAGCTGACAAAGTACGTTTAGACTTGATATACTGTCTATTGAATAATGTTAGCAATTCTTCTGTAATGTTGTATCAGCTAtgatttcatttactttttgtacattaataaacagtaTGTTTGATTTAGACTTTGTGTTTGCAGAGAAACTACTGTAAACCAGCaatagaaaaatgaatgttATAAACTAGGTAAATAGATGTAAGGCTTTTAAatttcttaaatatttcttttcttattttgctAGAATATGTCTACAATCACTGGTTTTGTTGtggtttacacacacaaacatgtttattgAGGAGCAAGTTAAATAAAATCTTCTTTCCTCATATTTTTTAAACCATGATTTCAACaccatgtttcatttttatatacagtatgtatagttAATTGTGTATACTCTATATTTAGTAAATATTTTTGAAGAAATAGACATTTACAGGTTGAAAGTAAAAGTTGAAAAGCATAAATTGTCGTTGCAGGGAAAATCATCATGTTCATGTCTTATGTTAGAATTTATTAATTTCAGTGTGATGAGCGTAGCTGTAGGTGTTAGTGTTGATAGAGAGAGAATGGAAGACGCaaactgcagtgtgtttgcCTCTGCAAAGCAATTATCAGAGAATAATTTAAATTCTAGTCCCGGTAGAATATAATTACTGCACAAAATGCCTCAGAGAACATACAGTaacttcaaaaacaaagaaattagtCACTCATAAAACCAAGACTGTGGATAGGGCCTGCATTTTTGTCACATCCTGTTCACTGTCTGTTTTATTATACAAAGCATACCTCTACATTGTAAAACTAAAGAAAGAAGGCAACATATGGCATATGCCACAAGACTATAATGCAGCTGAGAAGGGATCAAAGGAGATGGTGATTATGGATAATGGACATTTACAGCAAGTAGAGATGGCAGTGTTATATGGCACCAAGCAACCGTGCAATAAATCagccaaatgtttcatattctcAGCATTTAGTACTGTATGTGGTATGGAATTTACAGCACATTTATGACTGCAAATTGCCATGTTGGATTTTTATTCAATATAACATAATAAGTAGcttttttcatctctgtcaGTAAAAACTAGTGATACAGTAATGTGAAAGCTGACGTTGAGTTACTTGCAACCCATCAGTGCCTCTGCAAGGTCCATAACTCCAACACAATGCAAATCCCAATCTCAGTGGCTCACTGTCTAGAAAAAGAAGATCTCCAGTGGGAGCCAGAAGCTCTGTTGTTTCTGGTGTTGACTGACAGCTCTGGGCTTTGTGGTGCAATCAAACGATCCCCATTTAGTCTCCACTGACAATGTGCTCGTTCTCCTGCATGCTCTCTTCTCCTCAATTATTTCTGGAATTGAGACAAATATTCCTCAGTGTGAAGAAAACAATGGACAGTTCATAAGCTATTTGTAGATTTGCTTTGTGCATAGCAGCTGTTTTAATATCACCATTGACTGTTATAGGTGAGCTCATAGTTTTGTAGAACAGGGTGTAATCAAACTGAGAATATTGTAAGTTCTTTTAAAGATGGTTGATATAATAGTGTATCTGGGCTTTATATGGGTTCTATACCTGAACAGTATAGTGCCACCTTGATGAGTTATTTTAATAAGGGGaataacaaatgttttttatataattcTTTGCAGGAATATtacacaaaacagacatttataatcagtatataaGCACTCTCATGACAACTGAACAAAATTCTCTGCGAGATGCAGCTAATACCTCTAGATCTAAATTTTTTAAGTGGCCcttgagtgatttttttttgttacatacTATTTTCAAGGTCAAGACTGAACCTGCAAGCTCTGTCTTTCTGACTTTTAAATAAGTttataaaaaagttttaaatccGCCTGTGACTGCATTATACATgtgtataaacagttaataaatgttttaaaacacactgtaaCATATGTGTGTGATCATATATCATTAAATATGATTACAGCTATGACGcacatatgtgtatatatattgtatatatgttatcaattatttattaactgtttatttacCAGTTACACATGCGTCATAGGAGAAGGTGACTGTTGACAAATACACTAATAAAATTTTGAAAGCCTTTATGTCTGCTTAACAGTAgattatgatatgatatacatttttaaatgatttttaaatagctttatacatttcttttaaaaactgaatagGCTTATActtcaaataaagtgttactgatACACATTATATATCAGGCATTATACATTACAGATCTCAGAAGTCCCTTGACTCTAATGTCACACTACTGTCAGTAACTTATTTGAGCTTTGATTTTGCTTTGCGTGCATTGTACATCAAGAAATGCCAGTGATGTAATAGGTTAAACACCCTCTCACACTACCGCTTTTCTTTGTGCATAGAGATGTCAGGAGATGCTGcaagaaaaatgtcagtgaatGTCACAGATCCTTCAGGGAGACCTGTGTCCTATGCTGAGAATGATGGACAGAGGAGGGCAGAGCAGCAGTAGTCTGGCATTTGTTAAACCTGCGCATTGAAACTGCCACTTTGAAAAATCCACTGCCGTCCTTTTATCTGCAAGGAGCGGACAAGCCTTTATATGGACTCAGCGGGTAGCCTAGTAACAGACCGGAAATCAGCTCATTGGGACAGCTATCAATGAAAGCTTTTCAAAGCCTGTGCTGGAGCCTGCACCATGTCCCATCCCAGTGGCCTGTTTCCATGAcaacccctccctccttccaccTGCGGGTGCTGGCAGCCAAGTGAGAGAAGTCATGTACACTTTCAAAGGTGTGGAGCGAAAAAAGCCCCATCTTTGCGCTGAAGGTAAAGTATAATGGCACAAAGCACTCCTCTACTGGGCTTCATGCTTCTTTCTCTTGTGTCATGCTTGAGAAGAACTACATAAAAATTTTGCTGTAGACGGGATGAATACTGTGCTGGAAACATTAAGCAAATATCTACACAGTTCTTGTTTCAAGGTGAGCCACTGGATCACCTCCATTTCAAGGACTGAATATACTCTAATTGTTTTTTCTGAGTTATCTCAAGTAACAGAAATGGGACAGTCTTAGAAATAATGCAGCATACAAACATATTCATACCCACATCAATTTTCATTCAAGTATGTTTCTACACTGGTGGTGAATTGATGATGGGTTGTTTGTAACCTGTCTGTTTCTGGCCTCAGCACCCAGTGGCTTACAGCCTTAGGGGActttttgtctccattttctgctgttttacaACATACGTGCTGCAGTCACTTTAAGATATTAATCATAATTTAATCTCTGCCCAATAAGAAGGCATAATGCAAGACTGAGCCAAAACCTGAAGCTCTCCATCCATTTAGAGCCTGCTTTAAGTAAGGATAAACCAAAGAGAGGATGAGGGAGTGGTTTAGCTTTGAGTACAGGAGGAGGGATACAAATGAAGTCCAAACATTATCCTGTGCACAGTTCTAGCAACAGAGCTCTTCTGCTGGTGATGCTGTTATACTGAGTAGATGTGATTCTTTTTAAATAAGTCATGAGAATATAGATATGGGTGCCTTTGGGGGATCTTTCCTTCTGGTGCTCTATGTCAACACAAAGCTGTTACGTGGTGTTTTTAGATCTGCATATTCATATCAGCAGTGGAAAAGATGATAAATGAGACAATCTacaaaacagtttgtgttttgagCCCTAACCGGGTCCATGCCATGAGATGTAAAGGAGcacaaaatacaacacactcAGTTTTAGGGTCAGCTAAAGGGAATGCCAACAGTcagtgaaaaagaaatgacatGAAATGCTGTTGTTTATGACCAATTAGAGTGTCCAGACCATCCATAAACAAGACAGACATTTTTCCAATATCGGTAGTCATTACAGTTACAACAAGCAACATGGCACCTGTTCTCTGCTGTATTTAATACTCCATTGCAATCAAGAAAAAAGCCTAAGTAAACTAAAATGACCTTGTTGTCATAATTTGTTTCAGGCTACATACAGGCTATTTAACCAGTTTCTCCGGCTgagaaacacacagtcacagttaTAGGACTTTCGCTGTGCAGTTTCACCTTTTAAGTCAAAACCATAATTttacttataaaaaaaatacaagagcCTCTCTCAAAGCTGAGTGCAGTCTGAGGCAGCTTAGTACCTGGAACAATGGTGAGAGAAGCCGAAAGCTTTTCACTGCCTTTTGTAATCCACGCAGCACTCAGCTTTTGATGGCTCAGAGTGGCTGACTCCTTGCTACCTGTGTTTGTATGATGTGATGAGTCTCACTCTTAACAATACAGTTGATCATCAGCAAGGTTCAGCAACAGGTCATCTCACATAGACTGGTTATCTAAGTGAATGAGAAGGCATGCATATTTCTTAtcagggggtggggggggaatTTTTGCGAGTAagcttccttgttttctttttgacataTCTGTATCCTGACTACAAAACAGAGATATATGCAGACTGAGTGGGActaagaaagtttttttttctgatctttgAGTTAAAGTGAGTTAAGTTTACAACGCCACCATGCTTCAGTGGTGATGGCAAGAATAGTATGCATGCCGATATCTTTATTAAAGCGAATTAGTGATTAGTGACCATTATGCATGAATTATCAATAATAGCCTAATTTTACGCATgatccatgatgatgaagatacaGAACTGCGTATGGCTCTAGGGAAATGCATGGCAAAATAGtatattgtcaatattttagAGACTCCCCAGaatttcacaaatcatgtttttaggGGAGCTCACGTCTTATTAAGAGGAGCCAAGCTCCCTCTGGTAGTTCGCACCCTGTGCTAGCCTTGCCGTAgttattttaattgttcttGAGAGAGTGTGGGTGTGACTTCACACCTCTTCCTGAGAGCAACTGGCTTCCCTGCAGAGACAGCACCTGTAAACCTGTTCTCTTATTATTCCCAAActctcacacatacaaagaTAAATTTAACTACTCACAAAGTGTTTGTTACCAACCGAGCATTTGATGAATGATGCTATGCAGAAGGTGGTGAAGTTGGAACTCTTGGGTTTGTATGACCTTCATCAAATTGTATGGTAAAACATGTAATTTGTATGGGGAAACATGCAAAAGCAGCTTTGgcaaatgtattattatcaaAAGAATTTAGTTTCCTATTTCACAAACAAGTATTTTTATGACTGCgtatggctctagggatggcagtgTAGGTCTGTTGGCCACctttttggtccagactgaaatatttcaaaaactgCTGGCTATATTGTCATAAAAGTTcgtacaaacattcatgatccccagtGGATGAATCCCACTGATTTAGGTGATCCTCTGAATTTACCTCTATATCCACCAGTagattgacatttgtggttttgaatgaaatatctcaacaaatacgGGACGCTTTGCtatgaaatttggcacacacattaATGTTCCCCTGAGGATTAATGTAATATCTTTGGGgttcccctgacttttcatctagcaccatcatcaggtcaaaatttcaatttgtccaatactttggttcatgaccaaatacttgcaaaaataatgacatcacCATCAGCATAAGCTGTATTTTGTATTGAGTGCTAATAGTAAATGTTAGTGTGCTACTATGTAAAACtgagatggtgaacatggttaaaattatacctgctaaacatgagcattttagcattgtCATCTTGAATATGTTAGCATACtgataaacatttttctcaaagCACCACATAGCTGCAGGATTCAGACGGCCTCCCCAGCATAAACAAAAAGTTCAAATGCGGTtttcaaccaacagcagcactttAAAAGTGTGGTATTGTCATGAGGAGCAAGTCTGTGCTATGCCAGTGTGGGCATGTTGATGACTAAAGCACATTTCCAAACCAAccaattttccttttttatttgggGAGATTGGCAGCACCCAACACCCCCTACTGAAGGCATGCTCCCTCAGCCATGAAGCAACAATGTGCCAGTAAGCACAGCCTCAAAGAGCTGTTAGAATGGCTGTTTTCATCTTGTTGaattatatttatgtgtgtttttagcaTTGGTGCATACCGTTGACTCAGCATCTCCTCAACATCACATTGGCGTATTTTCCTGGCACAGTTCAAAGGCAATGCAAACCCTTTTCTGGCCAGGTAAACACCAATCTACATAAAGCTAAGTGCATTGGGCATCTTCATCATCTTATAGCTGCGTTTTATCAGAATGTGAATGGCCTATTTCAAGAAAGATTATTGAACAGTGGgaataaatatagaaataaaataaaacaaatgctgCCTCTGCAGCAGTCAACAAAAGATGAAATCTCTCACTGAGGAGTGGCGTGACATATCTGTACATCCTGTGGAATCTGATCCAGTGTTGAAGCTGGTTGGATGCATTCAGTGTGAGACATGTGACACTGTTGCTTATTTTAGCCTTCATTTACACAGAAATTCAGTTTGAATAATTTTGAGTATAATTACCAAGAGCGGAAGAGGTGAGTTTCACTTGTTGTTGTGTGTCTCTTTTACTTTTAGGGCTCCATTGTGATGAGATTACTGCTTCTATACTATCTGAATAATAGAAGCGTACTGTagggaaaaaacacaattgAAATGTGGAAACATAATGCATTTCAGTAATGTTAATCATGTGTTAAATGCATAATGAATTGTTGGATggattgttgtggtgttttctCTCAGGGCCCAATTAAAGAGCTTTGCTTTTTGCCTGCAGCGTACtgtaagtgtgaatgtgtgttaaaTCTCATTGCTGACACAGGGGCTTGAAGCTCATTTCCATCTTCTTAGACGTACTGTAGTTCCTACTGTTACCGTTGTATCTTCATTCAAACAGGAATATAAAGTGCTCTGCAGTAATGAAAGTCCAAATCTCTGGGAAAAAATGTCTATCCAATCTATTGGGAAAATTCAGAGACAGAACATAAATACTAAATGCACAAAAGACAATATTAATAAGTGTGTACAATGCTACCTCAATAATTAAGAAATATATTCCATTTTGACTGCATGAAGGTGAAACATTAATGGGACAACACAATCAGAGGTGGCCTCACCCCATTGCTCTATTGATTCCCTTGTCATCAAAACCGCACAAAATTCCACTTATATTGATTGCtgatgtgtgcatttgtgtgtgtgaggcacaCGTGGTTGTGTTATGTTTGTATTTGCGCAGTATTAAAATCAATGAAAGCCAGTAGATTTCAGCCTTACATAACAACATGTTCAGCATATTTTGGCCTGACCTTATGCTGCTTCTGACCTTTCCTCAAGCAAAAtggtgacatacagtatagaaGCAGGTCAAAAAAGGTCAACCATCTGTTGACTTATAAAATCCACATGGGTCTCGCCTGTACAAAACTCCTCATCTATTATAATATGAAAGACAGTTAGGGTGGGAGGGCTTTGACTGCTTTGTAACCTTTCtgtcataataaataaatcctgATGAAAGAAGCCACTGTGTAATATTTGTGATATTGCAAAGTATCTCCAAAGTTCTCAACAGCTGAGACGAAAAACTATAATTTTGAGTTATgatggacaaaatgaaaatgaaaaaatgtttgtaacTTGTACAGGAGCATGCAGTCATTCAGTTTAACTTCAAACCTCAAACTTCAGAGAAGCATTTATTTAGAGTTACCATATTTTATTGTGAACAACATACACATGTCCTCTACCAATAccaaccattttttaaaattttggatAAATGAGTCGGATGCAATCAGGCCGGAAATTGACATTGTGCATTGTTACTTTTGCCCCTCTCTGTTGTGACAAAAGAAACATGGGCGCGGGACAAAAGTAACAGCTGGATAAATCTACCACAAAACAAGTGAGTACTTGATATTTCTGGCATATAATGCTCATTAATGTTTCAGTTAGTCCTCCAAGCATGTCTTCACGGCATGTCCCTGACTTGCCAAGAAAAGGTCTGTGTTTCAACTGTATTGCTGATACTTTCATCCCGGCCCTCTCCTACTTTAAAATCTGGATTTAAGTATAAGCATTGACCACAGTGAAATTATAGACAGTGGCTACTTTTATTATATCACAATAACTCCTTTCTGACCCAACtttaaagtttgacattttggaaaatctgctctttgttttcttgccaagagttagggGAGAAGGAAGATACCACTCTCAATGATAGGAGCAAGCAGAAGTCACAGCAGCTGGACATGCACAGTCTTGCTCAAGACTCCCGCGCAAAACCacaactttacattttacaccAATGTTGctgtactgattttttttttaccttcaaaCAGAGCTAAAATAGCTCTTtcccttgcttccagtctttgtgctaaactaagctaattagctgctggctgtagctgaTGTAGCatagcatacagacatgagagtggtatcaatcttcatATCTAACTGTCACCAAGAGAGTGTAAAAGCATATATATCacaatgtcaaactgtttctaTGATTGCACATATTTGCTCAAAGAATCATATTAACTAGGTTTCATTTTATGCAAGGAACAAAAGTTCCCTGCCATTGTTGAATAGCTCTAGCCATTTTCTATGATGATAGCtagacattaaaaaatgttcatcactGTATGTTGCAGTCATTGTCCACTGTGATTGGCACACATTGACTTCTCATAGAAAGCCCATTTCATGCCTGTGTGCTTGCTGAAGGCAGAATGTAGAGACAGCTCGGAGAAATGTGGCTGCGGGATCATTACTGATGAGGAGCAGAAAATGAGCAGTGAGTAAACACACTGTTCCCTGTTACCACGGCTGACAGTTACAGAATTTACAAGCACTGAGGAAATGGCAAATATT from Thunnus maccoyii chromosome 3, fThuMac1.1, whole genome shotgun sequence includes these protein-coding regions:
- the lrrn1 gene encoding leucine-rich repeat neuronal protein 1, which encodes MARRRLDCLLLGQVFAGLILVSIGLSFVQSNECPQLCVCEIRPWFTPQSTYREAITVDCNDLRLTRIPGNLSSDTQVLLLQSNYIARTSEELEQLFNLTELDLSQNNFSSIRDVGLTNMSQLTTLHLEENQITEMPDYCLQDLSNLQELYINHNQINTISANAFSGLHNLLRLHLNSNKLKTINSQWFDSTPNLEILMIGENPIVGIMDFNFKPLGNLRSLVLAGMDLTDIPGNAFVGLDNLESLSFYDNKLVSVPQRALQKLPNLKFLDLNKNPVHKIQEGDFKNMLRLKELGINNMGELVSIDQYSLDNLPELTKLEATNNPKFSYIHRQAFRDVPALESLMLNNNALNALYQSTVDSLPNLREISIHSNPLRCDCVIQWMSSNKTTVRFMEPLSMFCAMPTEVRGMHVREVLQKDLLNQCLPMISHDTFPNHLNLDIGMTVDLDCRAMSQPEPEIYWVTPMGNKVMMDTLSDKYSLSSEGTLRISHIQVEDSGRYTCVAQNSEGADTRVTAIRVNGTLLDSTQLMKIYVKQTESHSILVSWKVNSNVMTSNLKWSSATMKIDNPHITYTARVPVDVHEYNLTHLQPATEYEVCLTVSNIHQQTQKSCVNVTTKQATFAVEISDQGTNTALAAVMGTMFAIISLASLGVYIAKRWKRKNYHHSLKKYMQKTSSIPLNELYPPLINLWEADSEKEKEGSSETKPSQVDTTRSYYMW